One genomic region from Ignavibacteriales bacterium encodes:
- a CDS encoding 6-bladed beta-propeller: MKNSLLILFIINALIFISCSGSKQLSDNIEPVVFPPAPDEPKIQFLTSFSKSTDFTGEQSAITGFIMGEEEPLPILKPYGLAVGFNRIYICDTQLGGLEIMYMEDGSFGYFVPEGRGKLKQPINCFVDHTGFLYVADAQRRQVVIFNSELDYVGEIGDSTLLKPTDVFVTEKQIFINDIDKHSVDVYDRFSKKFIKSIPSESNQKENLFSPTNISVFNDKVYISDLGDSKVKVYGLDGNYIRTIGTIGNSPGKFSRPKGIALDHDENLFVVDAGFENVQIFDKDGNLLMYFGGSYTKRGDMWLPAKVVIDYNNLDYFQEYVDPSFNLKYLIFVTNQYGPDKINVYGFISKKNK; this comes from the coding sequence ATGAAAAATTCACTTTTAATATTATTCATCATTAATGCCCTTATTTTTATCTCTTGTTCCGGAAGTAAACAACTTTCAGATAATATCGAACCAGTTGTATTTCCTCCGGCACCGGATGAACCGAAAATCCAGTTCCTAACTTCATTCAGCAAATCCACAGACTTTACAGGTGAGCAATCTGCAATAACGGGATTTATAATGGGTGAAGAGGAACCACTACCGATTCTTAAACCATATGGCTTGGCGGTTGGTTTCAATCGAATATATATCTGTGATACTCAGCTGGGTGGTTTAGAAATTATGTATATGGAAGATGGTTCCTTTGGTTACTTTGTTCCAGAAGGACGGGGGAAATTAAAACAACCTATTAATTGTTTTGTCGATCACACGGGATTTTTATATGTAGCTGATGCGCAAAGGAGACAGGTTGTTATTTTTAATTCCGAGCTCGACTATGTCGGAGAGATTGGCGACAGTACTTTATTAAAACCAACAGATGTATTTGTTACTGAAAAACAGATTTTTATAAATGATATTGATAAACACTCTGTTGATGTGTATGATAGATTTTCAAAGAAATTCATAAAAAGTATTCCCTCGGAATCAAACCAAAAGGAAAATCTCTTTTCTCCTACAAATATTTCTGTGTTTAATGACAAGGTTTACATAAGCGATCTGGGAGATTCAAAAGTTAAGGTTTATGGTTTGGACGGTAATTACATTAGAACCATAGGTACAATAGGGAATTCACCCGGAAAGTTTTCACGTCCTAAAGGAATTGCTCTTGATCATGATGAGAATTTGTTTGTTGTTGATGCGGGTTTTGAAAATGTGCAGATATTTGACAAAGATGGAAATCTTCTAATGTATTTTGGAGGAAGTTATACAAAACGTGGGGATATGTGGCTGCCCGCAAAAGTAGTTATAGACTATAATAATTTAGATTACTTTCAAGAATACGTGGATCCATCATTTAATCTAAAGTATCTGATTTTTGTAACAAATCAATACGGCCCAGATAAGATTAATGTTTATGGATTTATATCCAAGAAAAATAAATAG
- a CDS encoding sigma-70 family RNA polymerase sigma factor, whose translation MREISFSYFLSKHRAHKIVNKDDVDDLATNVYISFAEQYHKIDKIENWLRRVLFLTFVRWYKQNNIRRTIELNEEITADDSNLRTDEGFDVNAILKILDNLSEEKQEIVKLRFWGDLKFAEIAQKLNKNEAAIKKMFYRTIEEIKNKLG comes from the coding sequence GTGCGGGAAATATCATTTTCCTACTTTTTATCCAAACACCGTGCACACAAAATTGTAAATAAAGACGATGTGGATGATTTAGCTACAAATGTTTACATCTCTTTTGCTGAACAATATCATAAAATCGATAAGATTGAAAACTGGCTTCGTAGAGTTCTATTTTTAACATTTGTAAGATGGTATAAGCAAAATAATATTCGAAGAACCATAGAACTGAACGAAGAAATTACCGCTGATGATTCAAACCTTAGGACTGATGAAGGATTTGATGTAAATGCAATTTTAAAAATATTAGATAATTTAAGTGAGGAAAAGCAGGAGATAGTAAAGCTACGGTTCTGGGGTGATTTGAAATTTGCTGAGATTGCTCAAAAACTGAATAAAAACGAGGCGGCAATTAAGAAAATGTTCTATCGTACGATTGAAGAGATAAAAAATAAATTAGGATAA
- a CDS encoding T9SS type A sorting domain-containing protein has protein sequence MKTHQTSRSFTFLNISKVLLIPLLILISSINLFAIHDLEVTGNITELGSDYLVVQGYTVYVDGNTDLRGPGNTTVTFSFFQLNDLVQVQADNRGDGTFLATRVKSEDGVGNENEIELTGYVTEVGTSSFVINGSTFVVDANTEYRGRHGNTFSFSQIEVGLLLEVKARLQTNGDLLAIRVKTEDDENHHHQGELELTGLIENLTANSLTVAQKVFFVDAQTVVLDDNRMPISFSDLNVGDRVEVKGFRQPESSYLAVRIKIEDMPGSEIEFTAQIESIVGTDITINSIVFSTDSNTVFLDNNRMPVTIASLAVGMWVEVKGFKRQDGSYYASRIQIEDFVRTEIELKGNITELTASYLIVNGITFSVDSTTIVLDHLNNPISYSSLQVGQLVEVKGNKTGATTAKATRIKLEGNEDIEIFGRVTAKNSSSVELNGLVVYVDSNTVYLNHANMPITFGDLTVDQFVEVKMIRNVDSILLALRIKIEDGMNFSKINGVSGTVSGSSIQLPTGSYTINNQTVVIDLNFNLISANQLASGQQVKVWAVVDPSSNKTALQIQALLSSPTGVDESPAVVNEFALEQNYPNPFNPSTTISFTLTANQFVTLKVFNALGEEVSTVVNENLNQGVHSVSFNANGLSSGFYIYRLESNNQVQVRKMMLLK, from the coding sequence ATGAAAACACATCAAACATCTCGCAGCTTTACTTTTCTGAATATCAGCAAAGTATTACTTATCCCACTGCTTATTCTTATTAGCAGTATTAATCTTTTTGCAATTCACGATCTGGAAGTTACTGGTAACATAACAGAACTTGGTTCTGACTACTTAGTTGTTCAGGGTTACACGGTCTATGTTGATGGTAATACAGATCTACGTGGACCAGGCAACACGACAGTTACATTTTCTTTTTTCCAATTAAATGATCTCGTTCAGGTTCAAGCAGATAACAGAGGTGATGGTACCTTTCTTGCAACCAGGGTAAAATCAGAAGATGGCGTAGGTAATGAAAACGAAATTGAGCTAACAGGTTATGTAACAGAAGTTGGTACGAGTTCATTTGTAATCAATGGAAGTACTTTTGTTGTAGATGCAAACACAGAATACAGGGGACGACACGGCAATACATTTTCATTCTCACAAATTGAAGTTGGTTTACTTTTAGAAGTTAAGGCTCGATTGCAGACAAATGGAGATTTACTTGCAATACGTGTAAAAACTGAAGATGATGAAAATCATCATCATCAAGGAGAGCTTGAGTTAACGGGATTAATTGAAAACTTAACAGCAAATAGTTTAACTGTTGCACAAAAAGTATTTTTTGTAGATGCACAAACAGTTGTTCTTGATGATAACAGAATGCCTATTTCATTTTCTGATCTAAATGTTGGCGATAGAGTTGAAGTTAAAGGATTCAGACAACCAGAAAGTTCATACCTTGCTGTAAGAATTAAAATTGAAGATATGCCTGGAAGTGAAATTGAATTTACGGCTCAAATTGAAAGCATTGTTGGAACAGACATAACAATAAATAGCATTGTTTTCTCAACTGATTCTAACACAGTTTTTCTCGATAATAACAGAATGCCTGTTACAATAGCTTCTTTAGCTGTTGGAATGTGGGTTGAGGTAAAAGGATTTAAGAGACAGGATGGTTCTTATTATGCCAGCAGAATTCAGATTGAAGATTTTGTAAGAACTGAAATTGAGTTAAAAGGAAATATTACAGAACTAACAGCATCTTATCTTATTGTAAATGGAATTACATTCTCAGTTGATAGCACAACAATAGTTTTAGATCATTTGAACAATCCAATTTCATACTCTTCGCTTCAAGTTGGGCAGCTAGTTGAAGTAAAAGGGAATAAAACTGGTGCAACAACTGCAAAAGCAACTCGAATTAAACTTGAAGGAAACGAAGACATTGAAATATTTGGTAGAGTCACCGCTAAAAATTCTAGTAGCGTTGAATTAAATGGTTTGGTTGTCTATGTTGATTCAAACACAGTTTACCTTAACCACGCAAATATGCCAATCACATTTGGTGATCTTACAGTTGATCAATTTGTAGAAGTTAAAATGATCCGCAATGTTGACAGCATTTTACTTGCCTTAAGAATCAAAATAGAAGATGGAATGAACTTCTCAAAGATTAATGGTGTAAGCGGTACGGTTTCTGGTTCATCAATACAACTTCCGACCGGCAGCTATACAATAAATAATCAAACTGTTGTAATTGATTTAAACTTCAATTTAATTTCAGCAAATCAATTAGCAAGCGGTCAGCAAGTAAAAGTTTGGGCAGTAGTTGATCCTTCATCAAACAAAACTGCTTTACAAATACAGGCATTGCTAAGTTCACCAACCGGTGTTGATGAATCTCCAGCCGTTGTAAATGAATTTGCATTGGAACAGAATTATCCGAATCCTTTCAATCCATCAACAACTATATCGTTTACATTAACTGCAAATCAATTTGTAACACTAAAAGTATTTAACGCTTTGGGTGAAGAAGTAAGCACAGTAGTAAATGAAAATCTAAACCAAGGTGTACATAGTGTTAGCTTTAATGCAAATGGTTTAAGTTCAGGATTTTATATCTACAGATTAGAAAGCAACAACCAGGTGCAAGTTAGAAAAATGATGTTACTAAAATAA
- a CDS encoding DUF2892 domain-containing protein produces the protein MKKNVGSIDKVARIILGLGLIVFALITKNWWGLIGMVPLLTAFMNYCPVYSLLKVSTTQKVKTEKLDL, from the coding sequence ATGAAAAAGAATGTTGGAAGTATCGACAAAGTCGCCAGAATAATACTGGGTTTGGGACTAATTGTATTTGCTCTTATCACTAAAAACTGGTGGGGACTTATTGGAATGGTTCCATTGTTAACAGCATTTATGAATTATTGTCCTGTTTATAGTTTGCTTAAAGTATCAACGACACAAAAAGTAAAAACAGAAAAACTTGATCTATAA
- a CDS encoding CHAT domain-containing protein, with product MLSSYPKYYPFYDELTFSAKASNNLMQIEQSINSEKSYNKYLDYFKALYFYHTNQYSKSIELLKDNNDIQPQYLLSYSYRGLGDYDNALKVLNNAEILLQQNSYEVSKVLISKGSLYLLSGNYDEAKKLYLIGLESAKQSGNRIEEAKSLINLAILDDQNGNIDEAKLKLESAYKISKTIEDKELQATALSEIAVSYTYSGNVVEAKNNYEGSFKIFKILNNKERLSNLCANIASLYAQTANYSSAIEYYNNGLDYSGDNVVSKVLNLRGLGDVYANLSNYSKSLEYYQKAKELAHQVKDISTESSVDVSIGTLYYNINKPIKALQIFLETKDKVNSESDPYTAEDIYFKIGLAYSKIDSFNKSNAALLYALSLSESLTDVYYKTIISTELGYNYLLQKDLTRAENIITRSMQVSKNYGYNQLLGLQNLYLGKIALAKNNIGNAITYFNIASSLAANELDYNNVFESEYLMAKSYLNQNNIVEAEKHFLKAIQLTDKISESLINNAEIQIAHFSGINDCYSDLAELYIKQNRNEEAFSIIEKSHSRNTFQNLSNLRINSSGISNEKLNEYYDLKWMIESGLFSGSKLKELLSDYQILNSNFGQKIVPAINTNRDFSLSNIQNNLSAGENLITLFFSGKKLYFLKLNQTNYVVEKSSLTKDDVLKLLKKIAPIYDSEYHNLNLYFNQDLFSFNTKAANEFYLKVLRPIINNIPKGQKLIFSLPSELAFMPFEFLVTEFKEDDSPFYYNNKKYLIDDYAISYSPSSIIYVLQKTMKQKNEDKVLLVGDPQISNKDFALSYRGGLLEEDSFNARNIVLFPLKYSKEEIQNVNSMFSNGYVLLSSDATEKKFKENAAQSSIIHLSTHSFLYKNQPLIIFSQNKNESEDGYLERGEILQLKLNSDLVVLSSCRSGLGEVDNAEGIIGMQKAFFEAGSKSVVVSLWDVNDKYTSLFMQSFYKYLSEGFNKSESLQKAKLFFKKNYSANPYYWSAFILSGDVSKINIIKASSTNYLLYILAGVFISIVGGYFFYRKHFLKLFH from the coding sequence ATGCTTTCAAGCTATCCAAAATATTATCCTTTTTATGATGAGTTAACATTCTCTGCAAAAGCCTCAAATAATCTAATGCAGATTGAACAGTCTATAAATAGCGAAAAATCGTATAATAAGTATTTAGATTATTTTAAAGCACTATATTTTTATCATACAAATCAATATTCAAAATCTATTGAACTGCTAAAAGATAATAATGATATTCAACCACAATATTTGCTTTCATACTCTTATCGTGGTCTCGGTGATTATGATAACGCTTTAAAGGTGTTAAACAATGCAGAAATTTTATTACAACAGAACAGCTATGAAGTAAGCAAGGTATTAATTTCAAAGGGCTCGCTTTACTTACTATCGGGCAATTATGATGAAGCAAAAAAGTTATATCTAATAGGACTTGAATCAGCAAAACAATCCGGCAACAGGATAGAAGAAGCAAAATCACTGATAAATCTTGCAATACTTGATGATCAAAATGGAAATATTGATGAAGCTAAATTAAAATTAGAATCAGCATATAAAATCTCAAAAACAATCGAGGATAAAGAACTACAAGCAACTGCCTTATCAGAAATCGCTGTTTCTTATACATATTCGGGAAATGTGGTTGAAGCAAAGAATAATTATGAAGGAAGCTTCAAGATATTTAAGATTCTAAATAATAAAGAAAGACTTTCAAATCTTTGTGCAAACATTGCCTCTCTGTACGCACAAACAGCTAATTACTCATCGGCAATAGAATATTATAATAATGGATTAGATTACTCAGGAGACAATGTTGTTTCTAAAGTTTTAAATCTACGCGGACTAGGAGATGTTTATGCTAATCTTTCGAATTATTCTAAGTCTTTAGAATATTATCAAAAAGCAAAAGAGCTGGCTCATCAAGTAAAAGATATTTCTACGGAATCATCTGTTGATGTAAGCATTGGAACGCTGTATTACAATATTAATAAACCAATTAAAGCCTTGCAGATTTTTCTTGAAACAAAAGATAAAGTTAATTCTGAATCAGATCCATATACAGCAGAAGATATTTATTTTAAAATAGGGTTAGCTTACTCTAAGATTGATAGTTTTAATAAAAGCAATGCTGCATTATTATATGCACTCAGCTTATCCGAATCCTTAACCGATGTGTATTATAAAACCATTATCTCAACAGAACTTGGATACAATTATCTTTTGCAAAAAGATTTAACTAGGGCCGAGAATATTATAACAAGATCTATGCAGGTATCTAAAAACTATGGTTATAATCAACTTTTAGGATTGCAAAATTTGTATTTGGGTAAAATTGCCCTTGCCAAAAACAATATCGGTAACGCTATAACATATTTTAATATAGCTTCTTCATTAGCTGCAAATGAACTGGATTACAATAATGTTTTTGAATCTGAATATCTAATGGCAAAATCTTACTTGAATCAAAACAATATTGTTGAAGCAGAAAAACATTTTCTAAAAGCCATTCAACTTACTGATAAGATTTCTGAGTCTTTAATAAACAACGCAGAAATACAAATCGCACACTTTTCTGGTATAAACGATTGTTATTCGGATCTTGCTGAGCTGTATATTAAACAGAATCGCAATGAAGAGGCGTTTTCAATTATTGAAAAATCACATTCCAGAAACACTTTCCAAAATTTATCCAATCTGAGAATTAATTCGTCTGGTATTTCCAATGAAAAATTAAACGAATACTACGATTTAAAATGGATGATTGAGTCGGGATTGTTTTCCGGCAGTAAGCTTAAAGAACTTCTTTCGGATTATCAAATCCTAAATAGTAACTTTGGACAGAAAATAGTTCCTGCTATTAATACCAATAGAGATTTTAGTCTTTCAAATATTCAAAACAATCTTAGTGCTGGCGAGAATTTGATAACCCTGTTTTTTAGCGGAAAAAAACTTTATTTCCTTAAGCTTAACCAAACAAATTACGTAGTCGAAAAAAGCAGTCTGACAAAAGATGATGTTTTAAAATTATTAAAAAAAATTGCACCTATTTACGATTCAGAATATCACAACCTTAATCTTTATTTCAACCAAGATTTATTTTCATTCAACACTAAAGCAGCAAATGAGTTCTATCTTAAAGTACTTCGGCCAATAATAAATAATATTCCTAAAGGACAGAAGCTTATATTTTCTCTGCCATCAGAACTGGCGTTTATGCCTTTTGAATTCCTGGTTACTGAATTCAAGGAAGATGATAGCCCTTTTTATTATAACAATAAAAAATATTTAATCGACGATTATGCAATTTCTTATTCACCCTCATCAATAATTTATGTTTTGCAGAAAACAATGAAGCAAAAGAATGAAGATAAAGTATTGCTGGTCGGGGATCCACAAATAAGCAATAAAGACTTTGCACTTAGTTATCGTGGTGGATTACTTGAAGAGGACTCCTTTAATGCAAGAAATATAGTATTGTTTCCTCTAAAATATTCTAAAGAAGAAATACAAAATGTAAACTCTATGTTTTCTAACGGTTATGTCTTGCTTTCAAGTGATGCAACAGAAAAAAAATTTAAAGAAAATGCCGCACAAAGCAGCATTATCCATTTATCAACTCACTCATTCCTATATAAAAATCAGCCATTGATTATCTTTTCACAAAACAAGAATGAAAGTGAAGATGGCTATCTTGAACGAGGCGAAATATTACAGCTAAAATTGAATTCTGATTTGGTAGTGCTAAGCTCCTGTCGTTCGGGATTGGGGGAGGTTGATAATGCCGAAGGGATAATAGGGATGCAGAAAGCTTTCTTTGAAGCCGGTTCAAAAAGTGTTGTGGTTTCCTTATGGGATGTAAATGACAAATATACATCGTTGTTTATGCAAAGCTTTTATAAATACCTTAGTGAGGGTTTTAACAAATCAGAATCATTGCAAAAAGCCAAATTATTCTTTAAGAAGAACTATTCGGCAAATCCATATTACTGGTCCGCGTTTATCCTTTCGGGGGACGTTTCAAAAATAAATATTATTAAGGCTTCCTCTACAAATTATCTTTTATATATCCTTGCAGGAGTTTTTATTTCTATTGTTGGAGGTTACTTTTTTTACAGAAAGCATTTCTTAAAGCTATTTCATTAA
- a CDS encoding 6-bladed beta-propeller → MKYSFDENELESLLNDDVELESPIGLCINETALIFTDSELNTVFKYDFYSEETSVLNSSLEQPTGIIYLQSIQEFWICETKQHRIARLNKDGKLIGTIGQRGNGQGQFNFPTFIWSDGNGNIYVNDSMNFRIQIFSSDGKFNNQFGKSGDGSGDFSRPKGIATDSYDNIYVVDALFNNVQVFDQSGRLLDVFGERGTDPEMFWLPTGIFIDKQNKIFVADSFNSRIQIYQLRCEN, encoded by the coding sequence TTGAAATACTCTTTTGATGAAAATGAACTTGAATCATTATTAAATGATGATGTAGAACTGGAATCACCCATTGGATTATGTATCAACGAAACAGCTTTGATTTTTACAGACTCTGAACTAAATACAGTTTTTAAGTATGATTTTTATTCAGAGGAAACATCAGTTTTGAACTCCTCGCTTGAACAACCGACCGGGATTATTTATTTACAAAGTATACAGGAATTCTGGATTTGTGAAACGAAACAGCATCGTATTGCAAGATTGAATAAAGATGGCAAACTTATCGGAACAATCGGACAACGGGGCAACGGGCAGGGTCAATTTAATTTTCCGACGTTTATCTGGTCTGATGGAAACGGAAATATATATGTTAATGACAGTATGAATTTCAGAATTCAAATATTTTCCTCCGATGGAAAATTTAACAATCAATTTGGCAAGTCTGGTGATGGAAGCGGAGATTTTTCAAGACCAAAAGGAATTGCGACCGATTCTTACGACAATATATATGTGGTTGACGCTCTTTTTAATAATGTACAGGTATTTGATCAGTCGGGCAGGTTACTTGATGTCTTTGGCGAGCGGGGTACAGACCCGGAGATGTTCTGGCTTCCGACCGGAATTTTTATTGATAAGCAGAACAAAATATTTGTTGCGGATAGCTTTAATTCCAGAATTCAGATATATCAATTAAGATGTGAGAATTAG
- a CDS encoding cytochrome c3 family protein translates to MKKQTLLISMCLFGIGQIIFAQTGITGSAHDFSGQGWGTTEICEPCHTPHNSDASIQNAPLWNHQSTTTVFALYSSSTLNTTTLTQPDASSKLCLSCHDGTVALENFGGTTGGTHFITGGNNLGTSLADDHPVSFTYNTALSTADGGLFDPATHITSLGGTINNDLLIGGKLQCASCHDVHNSYNNASLLKIGNNASVLCLTCHNK, encoded by the coding sequence ATGAAAAAGCAAACTCTGTTAATAAGCATGTGCTTATTTGGAATCGGGCAAATTATTTTTGCTCAAACTGGCATAACTGGATCTGCTCACGATTTTTCCGGACAAGGATGGGGAACCACAGAGATATGTGAACCCTGTCATACACCACACAACTCTGATGCATCTATTCAGAATGCACCATTATGGAATCATCAATCAACAACCACAGTGTTTGCGTTGTATTCCAGTTCAACTCTAAATACGACTACATTAACGCAGCCGGATGCATCGTCTAAATTATGTTTGAGCTGCCACGATGGTACTGTCGCTTTAGAGAATTTCGGCGGAACTACAGGTGGCACACATTTTATTACAGGAGGTAATAATCTTGGAACATCATTAGCAGATGATCATCCTGTATCCTTCACTTACAACACTGCTCTATCAACAGCAGACGGTGGATTGTTTGACCCTGCAACACATATAACAAGTTTAGGCGGAACAATAAATAACGATTTATTAATCGGTGGTAAACTTCAGTGTGCATCATGTCATGATGTTCACAACAGTTATAATAATGCAAGTCTGTTAAAGATTGGAAATAATGCCAGTGTACTCTGTCTCACTTGCCATAATAAATAA
- a CDS encoding T9SS type A sorting domain-containing protein produces MEHILGTISDETLTPLPDSKIFFFYYGVYLFDSTFTDFLGNYNKLLPKGNYTVAAEKEGHRVIFSGNTPDPFFAQPIQLDSGQVINVDLTLPSVNNIGFSVSGVVIDSVYGTPIDKGVVIVRKGTHTPTLLKQNTLAADSTVYAGFVGSDGVYNIVVEDSAYYFVQGYSDYYLPTYFNSKSAASLFWQDADSIFINQSLQTKNLYLKRDSSYGGGGAYGTISIPFFDAQGFDGITVLAKSLTNNQLYSYNFGKEDGRFNINNLPYGSYQLVAQKVGFDNALSNVFTISPQNQNQYNLNIQFTLTDIDEEERFIPAEVYLYPNYPNPFNPITTISFVLPSSQIAKIKVFNLLGEEVAEIGNQFFSAGLNKVTFNANGLASGIYLVSLDTKSIRLSQKIALMK; encoded by the coding sequence TTGGAACATATCTTAGGTACAATTTCAGATGAAACATTGACCCCGCTACCCGATTCTAAAATATTTTTTTTCTATTATGGTGTATATCTTTTTGATTCTACGTTCACTGACTTTTTGGGTAATTATAATAAACTATTACCTAAGGGCAATTATACAGTTGCGGCTGAAAAAGAAGGTCATCGTGTGATCTTTTCGGGTAATACACCTGATCCATTTTTTGCTCAACCAATTCAGCTCGATTCCGGTCAGGTAATAAATGTTGATCTGACACTTCCATCTGTGAATAATATTGGATTTAGTGTTTCAGGGGTTGTTATAGACTCTGTTTATGGTACACCAATAGATAAAGGTGTTGTCATTGTTAGAAAAGGAACTCATACACCTACATTATTAAAACAAAATACCTTAGCTGCTGATTCAACAGTCTATGCGGGATTCGTAGGATCTGATGGCGTGTACAATATAGTTGTAGAAGATAGTGCTTATTATTTTGTTCAGGGATACTCTGATTATTATTTACCTACCTATTTTAACAGCAAAAGTGCAGCATCACTTTTTTGGCAGGATGCTGATTCTATATTTATTAACCAATCCCTACAAACCAAAAATCTTTATTTAAAGAGGGATTCCTCTTATGGTGGTGGAGGGGCTTATGGAACAATATCGATTCCATTTTTTGATGCACAAGGATTTGATGGAATAACAGTACTTGCAAAATCTTTAACAAATAATCAACTCTATTCTTACAATTTCGGAAAAGAAGATGGGCGGTTTAATATCAATAATCTTCCTTACGGATCTTATCAACTGGTGGCACAAAAGGTTGGATTTGATAATGCACTGAGCAATGTTTTCACGATCAGTCCACAAAACCAGAATCAATATAATTTAAACATACAATTTACTTTAACTGATATAGATGAAGAGGAAAGGTTTATTCCCGCTGAAGTTTATCTTTACCCAAATTATCCCAATCCTTTTAACCCAATAACCACAATTTCTTTTGTGTTGCCATCGTCACAGATTGCAAAGATTAAAGTGTTTAACCTATTGGGCGAAGAAGTTGCCGAAATTGGCAATCAATTTTTTTCGGCAGGATTAAACAAGGTTACTTTTAATGCTAATGGATTAGCCTCAGGCATTTACCTTGTCTCACTCGATACTAAATCTATACGGCTTTCACAAAAAATTGCTTTGATGAAGTAA